One window from the genome of Amycolatopsis sp. NBC_01480 encodes:
- a CDS encoding copper resistance CopC/CopD family protein, whose product MAGRMRVRAAVLAGSVVAAAGFALLSAAPAWAHAEPIGTVPADGSTVDSSPPSIEIRLSEPVETAATKVSLVDGGGRTLPTSPAELLRTAGAGPEEPVTLRIPLPVLAPDAYRLSWTTVSSDDLHTTAGTLVFGVRRAVAPAAAGAPADPLPALGEVLAQAAIYVGFGGWIGSMVLLFLRKPQDGPSRPVRARLLRTGAVAAVVGFVGGVALMLVRAAVFGPDLARVAWQLVSGTTAGPPWVVREVVALGMAAVSVSALRRGSLPRRPAAVAVLVLAAAAASTTALLGHLGRSGPLLLLADVLHILATMTWAGTVVVAGVVLVGLRGQREQARAILRRFGLVATGALILLVATGLLLAGDRVASLDALLLSTYGRILLLKAGLVAVAALAGLVTTRSLHGRRQDPGRTRPAVRAETAVLAGVLVVTAGLVSTHQASGVQWRPPDPVASQNSLTADDLVGTVEVRPNLPGRNFVTVSLFDTRRPAPAPVQAVTVVLHGPGGATVTRTAIPAGPGSYLLATDDLADSGPWSITVTAHRPGLAPATATLPWTVPPAAVFTRPTVFSGAPLTGYTAWAAVVVLLLGAAALRLLTRRTARRVREAERAPVP is encoded by the coding sequence GTGGCCGGACGGATGCGGGTGCGGGCGGCGGTGCTCGCCGGGTCGGTGGTCGCGGCGGCGGGGTTCGCCCTCCTGTCGGCGGCGCCGGCCTGGGCGCACGCCGAGCCGATCGGCACGGTGCCCGCCGACGGGTCCACTGTGGACAGTTCGCCGCCGTCGATCGAGATCCGGTTGAGCGAGCCGGTGGAGACCGCCGCGACGAAGGTCTCCCTCGTGGACGGCGGCGGGCGCACCCTGCCCACTTCGCCCGCGGAGCTGCTGCGGACCGCCGGGGCCGGACCGGAGGAACCGGTCACCCTGCGGATCCCGCTGCCGGTGCTGGCCCCGGACGCCTACCGGCTGTCCTGGACGACGGTGTCGAGCGACGACCTCCACACGACCGCCGGCACCCTGGTCTTCGGCGTGCGGCGCGCCGTGGCGCCCGCCGCGGCGGGCGCGCCCGCCGATCCGCTCCCGGCCCTGGGCGAGGTGCTCGCCCAGGCGGCGATCTACGTCGGGTTCGGCGGCTGGATCGGGTCGATGGTGCTGCTGTTCCTGCGTAAGCCCCAGGACGGACCCAGCCGTCCGGTGCGCGCGCGGTTGCTGCGCACCGGGGCGGTCGCGGCCGTCGTGGGGTTCGTCGGCGGCGTCGCCCTGATGCTGGTGCGGGCGGCCGTGTTCGGGCCCGACCTCGCCCGGGTGGCGTGGCAGCTGGTCAGCGGCACGACGGCCGGGCCACCGTGGGTGGTCCGCGAGGTCGTCGCGCTGGGCATGGCGGCCGTCTCGGTCAGCGCGCTGCGGCGGGGGTCGTTGCCGAGGCGGCCCGCGGCCGTCGCGGTGCTGGTGCTCGCCGCGGCCGCGGCGAGCACCACGGCATTGCTCGGGCACCTCGGCCGGTCCGGGCCGCTGCTGCTGCTCGCCGACGTCCTGCACATCCTCGCGACCATGACCTGGGCCGGAACGGTGGTCGTCGCGGGCGTCGTCCTGGTCGGTCTGCGGGGGCAGCGCGAGCAGGCCCGGGCGATCCTCCGCCGGTTCGGCCTGGTCGCGACCGGCGCGCTGATCCTGCTGGTGGCGACCGGACTGCTGCTGGCCGGGGACCGGGTGGCTTCCCTGGACGCCCTCCTCCTGTCGACCTACGGCCGGATCCTCCTGCTCAAGGCCGGGCTCGTCGCCGTCGCCGCACTGGCCGGTCTCGTGACGACCCGCAGCCTGCACGGGCGCAGGCAGGATCCGGGCCGGACCCGGCCCGCCGTCCGGGCCGAGACGGCGGTGCTGGCCGGAGTCCTCGTCGTCACCGCGGGACTGGTGTCGACCCACCAGGCGAGCGGGGTGCAGTGGCGGCCGCCGGACCCCGTGGCCTCGCAGAACTCGCTGACCGCGGACGACCTCGTCGGCACCGTCGAGGTCCGGCCCAACCTGCCGGGCCGCAACTTCGTCACGGTGAGCCTGTTCGACACCCGGCGCCCCGCACCCGCGCCGGTCCAAGCCGTCACCGTGGTCCTGCACGGACCCGGCGGCGCCACGGTGACCCGCACGGCGATCCCGGCCGGCCCCGGCTCCTACCTGCTGGCCACCGACGACCTGGCGGACAGCGGGCCCTGGTCGATCACCGTCACGGCACACCGTCCCGGCTTGGCCCCGGCGACCGCGACCCTGCCGTGGACGGTGCCACCGGCGGCGGTGTTCACCCGGCCGACGGTGTTCTCCGGTGCGCCGTTGACCGGCTACACCGCGTGGGCAGCCGTCGTCGTGCTGCTCCTGGGCGCCGCCGCCCTGCGGCTGCTGACCCGGCGTACGGCGCGCCGGGTCCGCGAGGCCGAACGGGCGCCGGTGCCATGA
- a CDS encoding multicopper oxidase domain-containing protein yields MRSSTRRSAGRAALALAAAGLTVVVPHPAAAAVTAPAAIPLAHAATPQGALPTTGCTTAGTAATCELYAKPGTLTVSSIAIPIWGLSSTDTGVPGTPGPVLVVTEGATVTVNVHNGLPGALSLAVPGLLGGADDRAGAAPGATKSYTFTANRAGTYLYEAGHTPDGARQTAMGIAGAMIVRPATGPGTAYGTAFDDETALVLSEVDPALNADPAGYDLRKFQPVYRLINGKAYPETDPIATAAGRRVLLRYVNAGLSAHAMGTLGTEQSVLAKDARPSEAPYLKVSDSIAAGSTEDTLVTVPPPEDGPKFAVYETAGRLDTAGHRVGTTTTVAFGGMMTFLDTGAAPSGTDTAGPVTQKLAAAPSTATALQTVTLTADFTDVPNGGSNVTRAEFVVDDPAIAVGTGTPFTGTFGGPTVTGAQATLNLATLTPALAAGKHVVYVRALDSQGNWGVVNSVVLTVSSSGPVTSGGSLTPATGNGSAAVVVSATGDDSLLGGTVDQAEYFLGTQGANGTGSPLALNPGTVVAESATIPALTLAALPEGPVTVYAHSHDSFGLWGPAQALPFTLDRTPPAMTSGIVEPSPNNGTAGSPVDPTSIKVTAAFADPVTNGVSTAITAAEGFLDNPNGVPGTGLMFVASDGSFNATAESAYGLIPLSQLTGMTEGPHQVYVHAKDAAGNWGPYAPLTLVVDRSGPVLSAASATPNTVNRTTTGVTLAATATDNQTAVTAAEWFDGADPGKGLGHPMTVTATGPKTANAGVVAGPGGFAVGTHVLSLRARDAAGNWGATVTVTLTVTALSNIVFSDGFESGNTGAWATATGPVAVLPGSALSGTQGLQATGGGAAPAYLTDPTPLNESAYHLQFQFRPDTLATGTGTVNLAAGLSATGQQLFVVQYRKSTGAAQVRLGVRRSTGVVAYTPYLTLGTGVQTIRVDWAAGTSTTHKLTVGTASQQLTGVNTGTVRLDALWLGLSGGGAATTGAASFDAVLSTRFTLP; encoded by the coding sequence ATGCGCAGCAGCACCCGCCGCTCGGCCGGGAGAGCGGCACTCGCCCTCGCGGCCGCCGGACTGACCGTCGTCGTCCCGCATCCCGCCGCGGCCGCGGTCACCGCCCCGGCGGCGATCCCGCTCGCCCACGCGGCGACCCCGCAGGGCGCCCTGCCGACGACCGGCTGCACCACCGCCGGCACCGCGGCGACCTGCGAGCTGTACGCCAAGCCCGGCACGCTCACGGTGTCCAGCATCGCCATCCCCATCTGGGGACTGTCCTCGACGGACACCGGCGTGCCCGGCACGCCGGGGCCGGTGCTCGTGGTCACCGAAGGCGCCACCGTGACGGTCAACGTCCACAACGGACTTCCCGGCGCGTTGAGCCTGGCGGTCCCCGGCCTGCTCGGCGGCGCGGACGACCGGGCCGGCGCCGCGCCCGGAGCCACCAAGTCGTACACGTTCACGGCGAACCGTGCCGGTACCTATCTGTACGAGGCCGGGCACACGCCCGACGGCGCCCGGCAGACCGCGATGGGCATCGCCGGCGCGATGATCGTGCGTCCCGCCACCGGTCCCGGAACCGCGTACGGAACAGCGTTCGACGACGAGACCGCGCTCGTGCTGTCCGAAGTGGACCCGGCGCTCAACGCCGACCCCGCGGGCTACGACCTGCGGAAGTTCCAGCCGGTCTACCGCCTGATCAACGGCAAGGCCTACCCGGAGACCGACCCGATCGCGACCGCCGCTGGGCGCCGCGTCCTGCTCCGGTACGTCAACGCCGGCCTGTCCGCCCACGCGATGGGCACGCTCGGCACCGAACAGTCGGTGCTGGCCAAGGACGCCCGGCCGAGCGAGGCCCCGTACCTCAAGGTCTCCGACAGCATCGCGGCCGGGAGCACCGAAGACACCCTCGTCACCGTGCCCCCTCCCGAAGACGGCCCGAAGTTCGCGGTGTACGAGACGGCCGGGCGGCTCGACACCGCCGGCCACCGCGTCGGGACCACGACGACCGTGGCCTTCGGCGGCATGATGACGTTCCTCGACACCGGTGCGGCGCCGTCCGGCACCGACACGGCCGGTCCGGTCACGCAGAAGCTCGCCGCGGCACCCTCGACGGCGACCGCGCTGCAGACGGTGACGCTCACCGCCGACTTCACCGACGTGCCCAACGGCGGCTCGAACGTCACGCGCGCCGAGTTCGTCGTCGACGACCCGGCGATCGCCGTGGGCACCGGAACGCCCTTCACCGGCACGTTCGGCGGGCCCACGGTGACCGGTGCCCAGGCGACCCTGAACCTGGCCACCCTCACCCCGGCACTCGCGGCGGGCAAGCACGTCGTCTACGTCCGCGCCCTCGACTCCCAGGGCAACTGGGGCGTGGTGAACTCCGTGGTCCTGACGGTCAGCAGCTCCGGGCCGGTCACCAGCGGCGGGTCCCTGACCCCGGCGACGGGGAACGGCTCGGCCGCGGTCGTCGTGTCCGCCACCGGTGACGACTCCCTGCTCGGCGGCACCGTCGACCAGGCCGAGTACTTCCTCGGCACGCAGGGGGCGAACGGCACCGGCAGCCCGCTGGCGCTGAACCCCGGCACCGTCGTCGCGGAGTCGGCGACCATCCCGGCACTCACGCTCGCGGCCCTGCCCGAGGGCCCGGTCACGGTGTACGCGCACAGCCACGACTCCTTCGGGCTGTGGGGACCCGCCCAGGCGCTGCCGTTCACGCTCGACCGGACGCCGCCCGCGATGACCAGCGGCATCGTCGAACCGAGCCCGAACAACGGCACCGCCGGGTCGCCGGTCGACCCGACGTCGATCAAGGTCACCGCCGCGTTCGCCGACCCGGTGACCAACGGTGTCAGCACCGCGATCACCGCCGCCGAGGGCTTCCTGGACAACCCGAACGGCGTCCCGGGCACCGGGCTCATGTTCGTCGCGTCGGACGGCTCTTTCAACGCGACGGCCGAAAGCGCGTACGGCCTCATCCCGCTCAGCCAGCTGACCGGGATGACCGAAGGCCCGCACCAGGTCTACGTCCACGCCAAGGACGCGGCCGGGAACTGGGGCCCGTACGCCCCGCTGACGCTGGTGGTCGACCGCAGTGGTCCGGTCCTCAGCGCCGCGAGCGCGACCCCGAACACGGTCAACCGGACCACCACCGGCGTCACCCTGGCCGCCACGGCGACCGACAACCAGACCGCGGTGACCGCCGCGGAGTGGTTCGACGGCGCCGACCCGGGCAAGGGCCTCGGGCACCCGATGACGGTCACGGCCACCGGACCGAAGACCGCGAACGCCGGGGTCGTGGCCGGACCGGGCGGGTTCGCCGTCGGCACGCACGTCCTGTCGCTCCGCGCTCGTGACGCCGCCGGCAACTGGGGTGCCACCGTGACGGTCACCCTCACCGTCACGGCTCTGAGCAACATCGTGTTCTCCGACGGCTTCGAGTCCGGGAACACCGGTGCCTGGGCGACGGCGACCGGCCCGGTCGCCGTGCTCCCCGGCTCCGCGCTCAGCGGAACGCAGGGACTGCAGGCCACAGGCGGGGGAGCGGCGCCGGCGTACCTCACCGACCCCACCCCGCTCAACGAGTCCGCCTACCACCTGCAGTTCCAGTTCCGGCCCGACACCCTGGCCACCGGAACCGGCACGGTGAACCTGGCGGCCGGGCTGTCGGCGACCGGTCAGCAGCTGTTCGTCGTGCAGTACCGCAAGTCCACCGGCGCGGCCCAGGTGCGGCTCGGCGTGCGGCGCAGCACCGGCGTCGTGGCCTACACGCCGTACCTGACGCTGGGCACCGGGGTCCAGACGATCCGGGTCGACTGGGCAGCGGGGACGTCGACAACGCACAAGCTGACCGTCGGCACCGCGAGCCAGCAGCTCACCGGCGTCAACACCGGCACCGTCCGGCTGGACGCGCTCTGGCTCGGCCTTTCCGGCGGCGGTGCCGCCACCACCGGGGCGGCGTCGTTCGACGCGGTCCTCTCCACCCGGTTCACGCTGCCCTGA